Proteins found in one Longimicrobium sp. genomic segment:
- a CDS encoding Rv1355c family protein, producing MRVDDLIHTEEGWGDAASLPLVLDRSRTADNERMNHLIASGQVRSLHDTLERQIDDLVRVRARRGDLSTAELRRGRAALLGEADPAAFGRWVFFPWSGRMVHVLPPAEYAELRLDRNRHQVTADEQRRLAAFHVGIVGLTTGNAVALTLALEGACGHLKLADADEAWLGDLNRLRAGVQDLGVPKTVLTARQVFEADPYARVTLFHEGFGDENADDFMGGDVPLHAVVDACGDLYARVLLRERARERRIPVLAAAGDRGMVDVERFDLDPAAPLFHGRVGDLTSEQVRGMDEGERLALELAVADADRASARTAASVVEIRRTVTALPRMASDAALGSAAVAVAVRRLALGQPLPGGRRRVDAAAILADAGGAQVTPISAAPGWAPARVLGGVDGRIPELVRFVVEHGTLAPSAANRQPWRFNWDGERLWVMHDRGRSASLLDPNHRAAYLALGAAVENIAVAAAHRGVRARTEPFPRPRDPSVAAAIAFDAGDGGLDDDAALFPLLGERVTNRRVARRVPLGAGAMTELADAARVRGARLDLLTTDDELAGLARVVGAGERIRHLIRELHREMADELRWSDEEARRAGDGIPVDALELSPQQRAALRVAARPEVAATLRELGGGRAFGERAEKAIRHSSAVGLLTVGGIAPASALRGGRAVERVWLTATSLGLAVHPVTALVYMFEMLDGSAATVFSAREREELRELRARFDALFEAAEGNTRLLLFRVGVAGAPSARAPRLPLESVLT from the coding sequence ATGCGGGTCGATGACCTGATCCATACAGAAGAGGGGTGGGGCGACGCGGCGTCGCTTCCCCTGGTGCTGGACCGCTCGCGCACGGCCGACAACGAGCGGATGAATCATTTGATCGCCTCCGGCCAGGTCCGGAGCCTTCACGATACCCTCGAGCGGCAGATCGACGACCTGGTGCGCGTCCGCGCGCGCCGCGGCGACCTGTCCACCGCCGAGCTGCGGCGCGGCCGCGCCGCGCTGCTGGGAGAGGCGGATCCCGCCGCGTTCGGGCGCTGGGTGTTCTTTCCCTGGTCCGGGCGGATGGTGCACGTCCTTCCCCCGGCCGAGTACGCCGAGCTGCGCCTGGACCGCAACCGCCACCAGGTGACCGCCGACGAGCAGCGCCGCCTGGCCGCCTTCCACGTGGGGATCGTGGGGCTGACGACGGGGAACGCCGTCGCGCTCACCCTCGCGCTGGAAGGCGCGTGCGGGCACCTCAAGCTGGCCGACGCCGACGAGGCGTGGCTGGGCGACCTCAACCGCCTGCGCGCCGGCGTGCAGGACCTGGGCGTGCCCAAGACCGTGCTGACCGCGCGGCAGGTGTTCGAGGCCGACCCGTACGCCCGCGTCACCCTCTTCCACGAGGGGTTCGGCGACGAGAACGCCGACGACTTCATGGGCGGCGACGTGCCGCTGCACGCGGTGGTCGACGCCTGCGGCGACCTGTACGCCCGCGTGCTGCTGCGCGAGCGGGCCCGCGAGCGGCGCATCCCCGTGCTGGCCGCCGCGGGCGACCGGGGGATGGTGGACGTGGAGCGCTTCGACCTGGACCCCGCCGCGCCGCTCTTCCACGGCCGCGTGGGCGACCTCACCTCGGAGCAGGTGCGGGGGATGGACGAGGGCGAGCGGCTGGCCCTCGAGCTGGCCGTGGCCGACGCGGACCGCGCCTCGGCGCGCACCGCCGCCTCGGTGGTGGAGATCCGCCGCACGGTGACGGCGCTGCCGCGCATGGCGTCGGACGCGGCGCTCGGCTCGGCCGCGGTGGCGGTCGCGGTGCGGCGGCTGGCGCTGGGGCAGCCGCTCCCCGGCGGGCGGCGGCGGGTGGACGCGGCGGCGATCCTGGCCGACGCGGGCGGCGCGCAGGTGACGCCGATCTCGGCCGCGCCGGGGTGGGCGCCGGCGCGGGTGCTGGGCGGCGTGGACGGCCGCATCCCCGAGCTGGTGCGCTTCGTCGTGGAGCACGGCACCCTCGCGCCCTCGGCCGCCAACCGCCAGCCCTGGCGCTTCAACTGGGACGGCGAGCGGCTGTGGGTGATGCACGACCGCGGGCGCTCGGCGTCGCTCCTCGATCCCAACCACCGCGCGGCGTACCTGGCGCTGGGCGCGGCGGTGGAGAACATCGCCGTGGCGGCGGCGCACCGGGGCGTGCGCGCGCGCACCGAGCCCTTCCCCCGCCCGCGCGACCCGTCGGTCGCGGCGGCAATCGCCTTCGACGCGGGCGACGGCGGGCTGGACGACGACGCCGCGCTCTTCCCGCTGCTGGGCGAGCGGGTGACCAACCGCCGCGTGGCCCGCCGCGTTCCCCTGGGCGCGGGGGCCATGACGGAGCTGGCCGACGCGGCGCGCGTCCGCGGCGCGCGGCTGGACCTGCTGACGACGGACGACGAGCTGGCCGGGCTGGCGCGCGTGGTGGGCGCGGGCGAGCGCATCCGCCACCTGATCCGCGAGCTGCACCGCGAGATGGCGGACGAGCTGCGCTGGAGCGACGAGGAGGCGCGGCGCGCGGGAGACGGCATTCCCGTGGACGCGCTGGAGCTTTCGCCGCAGCAGCGGGCGGCACTGCGGGTGGCCGCGCGTCCGGAGGTGGCGGCCACGCTGCGCGAGCTGGGCGGCGGGCGCGCGTTCGGGGAGCGAGCGGAGAAGGCGATCCGCCACTCCTCGGCGGTGGGCCTGCTGACGGTGGGCGGGATCGCGCCGGCGTCGGCGCTGCGCGGCGGGCGCGCGGTGGAGCGGGTGTGGCTCACGGCCACGTCGCTGGGGCTGGCCGTGCACCCGGTGACCGCGCTGGTCTACATGTTCGAGATGCTGGACGGCAGCGCCGCCACGGTCTTCTCCGCGCGCGAGCGCGAGGAGCTGCGCGAGCTGCGGGCGCGCTTCGACGCGCTGTTCGAGGCGGCGGAAGGGAACACGCGGCTGCTGCTCTTCCGCGTGGGCGTGGCGGGCGCGCCGAGCGCGCGGGCCCCGCGGCTGCCGCTGGAGTCGGTGCTCAC
- a CDS encoding SIMPL domain-containing protein (The SIMPL domain is named for its presence in mouse protein SIMPL (signalling molecule that associates with mouse pelle-like kinase). Bacterial member BP26, from Brucella, was shown to assemble into a channel-like structure, while YggE from E. coli has been associated with resistance to oxidative stress.), whose protein sequence is METVRTERFPQLFWGMVALGLGLVLAALVGAAALKSVKRAGDQIEVTGSFKKQVRSDYAVWKSAIAIQGPDLQGASAAVTADVQRLRQFLRASGIADSSVSVKPLEMDVIYRAAENGTPTSDLLGYKVTQRIEVRSADVARITQLSQRANELIAQGVPLGSSSVDYLYTQLEKVRGEMLADATRDARQRAQAIARAAGAEVGAVRSARMGVFQVTPRNSTEVSDYGMNDTSSLDKDVTAVVRVTFAVD, encoded by the coding sequence ATGGAGACCGTCAGAACGGAGAGGTTCCCCCAGCTGTTCTGGGGGATGGTCGCGCTCGGGCTGGGGCTGGTGCTGGCCGCGCTGGTCGGCGCCGCCGCGCTCAAGTCCGTCAAGCGCGCGGGCGACCAGATCGAGGTCACCGGCAGCTTCAAGAAGCAGGTGCGCTCGGACTACGCGGTGTGGAAGAGCGCCATCGCCATCCAGGGCCCCGACCTGCAGGGCGCCAGCGCCGCGGTTACCGCCGACGTGCAGCGCCTGCGGCAGTTCCTGCGCGCCAGCGGCATCGCCGACAGCAGCGTGAGCGTGAAGCCGCTGGAGATGGACGTCATCTACCGCGCCGCCGAGAACGGCACCCCCACCAGCGACCTGCTGGGCTACAAGGTCACCCAGCGCATCGAGGTGCGCTCGGCCGACGTTGCGCGCATCACCCAGCTCTCGCAGCGCGCCAACGAGCTGATCGCGCAGGGGGTGCCGCTGGGCTCGTCGAGCGTGGACTACCTCTACACGCAGCTGGAGAAGGTGCGCGGCGAGATGCTGGCCGACGCCACGCGCGACGCCCGCCAGCGCGCCCAGGCCATCGCCCGCGCGGCCGGGGCGGAGGTGGGCGCGGTGCGCAGCGCGCGGATGGGCGTGTTCCAGGTCACCCCGCGCAACTCCACCGAGGTGTCGGACTACGGGATGAACGACACCTCGTCACTCGACAAGGACGTCACCGCCGTGGTGCGCGTGACCTTCGCGGTGGACTGA
- a CDS encoding L,D-transpeptidase — MRVLPALLTVTALTTIPAAAQQAPMELVVNIPAGRLDVFQGGERIRSYPVSVGTARHTTPTGQASIRRMVWNPSWTPPPDAEWARDEKPAGPGWGNPMGRVKMHLFGDYYVHGTPARNERHLGRPASHGCIRMRNQDVMELAQLVLQADGAPVQPTTVQALVRNPQATRELALSGRVKVRVEYRLTEVGADTVTLHPDVYGRAASGYAARVQQELSAAGADPAQLLAQVQLRRSPATPLRIARAVTWPEMREPVVTVNPVRTETTVAGGNAIAMLQR; from the coding sequence ATGCGGGTCCTCCCCGCGCTGCTGACCGTCACCGCGCTCACCACGATTCCGGCCGCCGCGCAGCAGGCGCCGATGGAGCTTGTCGTCAACATTCCCGCCGGCCGCCTGGACGTGTTCCAGGGCGGCGAGCGCATCCGCTCGTACCCCGTGTCGGTGGGCACCGCGCGCCACACCACCCCCACCGGGCAGGCGTCCATCCGCCGCATGGTGTGGAACCCGTCGTGGACGCCGCCGCCCGACGCCGAGTGGGCGCGCGACGAGAAGCCGGCCGGCCCGGGCTGGGGCAACCCCATGGGCCGCGTGAAGATGCACCTGTTCGGCGACTACTACGTGCACGGCACGCCGGCGCGCAACGAGCGGCACCTGGGCCGCCCCGCCTCGCACGGGTGCATCCGGATGCGCAACCAGGACGTGATGGAGCTGGCGCAGCTGGTGCTGCAGGCCGACGGCGCGCCGGTGCAGCCCACCACGGTGCAGGCGCTGGTGCGTAATCCGCAGGCCACGCGCGAGCTGGCGCTCTCGGGCCGGGTGAAGGTGCGCGTGGAGTACCGCCTGACCGAGGTGGGCGCCGACACGGTGACGCTGCACCCCGACGTGTACGGCCGCGCCGCCAGCGGCTACGCGGCCCGCGTGCAGCAGGAGCTGAGCGCGGCCGGCGCCGACCCGGCGCAGCTGCTGGCGCAGGTGCAGCTCCGCCGCTCGCCCGCCACCCCGCTGCGCATCGCCCGCGCGGTCACGTGGCCGGAGATGCGCGAGCCGGTGGTGACGGTGAACCCCGTCCGCACGGAGACCACGGTCGCGGGTGGCAACGCCATCGCCATGCTGCAGCGGTAA
- a CDS encoding phosphoribosyltransferase family protein: MPTTFTRPRAPAFAATQGTFELSWELFGEMCRALAVRVAREYRPDIVIGIATAGVIPAATVAAMLDAEFESMKISRRDGETVHAEPRVLSATPVRCRGKRVLIVDEITTSGDTMRLALAAVREVGPADVRTAATFVRPGGWRPHFFAMETPQLIVYPWDRQVITDGELVAGPMYEGVGAA; encoded by the coding sequence ATGCCCACCACGTTCACCCGCCCGCGCGCGCCGGCGTTCGCCGCCACGCAGGGCACGTTCGAGCTCTCCTGGGAGCTGTTCGGCGAGATGTGCCGCGCGCTGGCCGTCCGCGTCGCGCGCGAGTACCGGCCAGACATCGTGATCGGCATCGCCACGGCGGGCGTGATCCCGGCGGCCACGGTGGCCGCGATGCTCGACGCCGAGTTCGAGTCGATGAAGATCTCGCGGCGCGACGGGGAAACCGTCCACGCCGAGCCGCGCGTGCTGTCGGCCACGCCGGTGCGGTGCCGCGGCAAGCGCGTGCTGATCGTCGACGAGATCACCACCAGCGGCGACACCATGCGCCTGGCGCTGGCGGCTGTGCGCGAGGTGGGCCCCGCGGACGTGCGCACCGCGGCCACGTTCGTGCGCCCCGGCGGCTGGCGCCCGCACTTCTTCGCGATGGAGACGCCGCAGCTGATCGTCTATCCGTGGGACCGCCAGGTGATCACCGACGGCGAGCTGGTGGCCGGGCCGATGTACGAGGGCGTCGGCGCGGCGTAG
- the rho gene encoding transcription termination factor Rho, which translates to MDITSIKSKSISELHEMAEGLNISNYSGLRKQDLIYRIEQNLLDSEVVLRGEGVLEVLPEGYGFLRSQDWNYLYGPDDIYVSPSQIKRFDLRTGDTVLGQVRPPKEGERYLALLKVERVNGDEPEKAKHRIAFDNLRPRYPDERVHLEGAAGDLSMRVMDLIAPLGKGQRGLIVAPPKAGKTILMQKIANAITENHPEVHLIVLLIDERPEEVTDMQENVKAEVISSTFDEPADRHTQVAEMVLEKAKRLVEHGRDVVILLDSITRLARAYNVVVPHSGKILSGGVDANALHKPKRFFGAARNIEEGGSLTIVATALVETGSRMDEVIFEEFKGTGNMELVLDRHIADRRIFPAIDLNRSGTRREDLLLTEMELTRVYLLRNFLSDMPPAEAIDFLLNRMRKTKNNKEFLDSMAKGG; encoded by the coding sequence GTGGACATCACCTCCATAAAGTCGAAGAGCATCTCCGAGCTGCACGAGATGGCGGAAGGGCTCAACATCTCCAACTACTCGGGACTGCGGAAGCAGGACCTGATCTACCGCATCGAGCAGAACCTGCTCGACAGCGAGGTCGTGCTGCGCGGCGAGGGCGTGCTCGAGGTCCTTCCCGAGGGATACGGGTTCCTGCGCTCGCAGGACTGGAACTACCTGTACGGCCCCGACGACATCTACGTCTCGCCCAGCCAGATCAAGCGCTTCGACCTGCGCACCGGCGACACGGTGCTGGGGCAGGTGCGCCCGCCCAAGGAGGGCGAGCGCTACCTGGCGCTGCTCAAGGTGGAGCGGGTCAACGGCGACGAGCCGGAGAAGGCCAAGCACCGCATCGCCTTCGACAACCTGCGCCCGCGCTATCCCGACGAGCGCGTGCACCTGGAGGGCGCCGCGGGCGACCTGTCGATGCGCGTGATGGACCTGATCGCGCCGCTGGGCAAGGGGCAGCGCGGCCTGATCGTGGCGCCGCCGAAGGCCGGCAAGACGATCCTGATGCAGAAGATCGCCAACGCGATCACCGAGAACCATCCCGAGGTGCACCTGATCGTGCTGCTGATCGACGAGCGGCCCGAGGAGGTCACCGACATGCAGGAGAACGTGAAGGCCGAGGTGATCTCGTCGACCTTCGACGAGCCCGCCGACCGCCACACGCAGGTGGCCGAGATGGTGCTGGAGAAGGCCAAGCGCCTGGTGGAGCACGGCCGCGACGTGGTGATCCTGCTGGACAGCATCACCCGCCTGGCGCGCGCCTACAACGTGGTGGTGCCGCACTCCGGGAAGATCCTCTCCGGCGGCGTGGACGCCAACGCGCTGCACAAGCCCAAGCGCTTCTTCGGCGCGGCGCGCAACATCGAGGAGGGGGGCTCGCTCACCATCGTGGCGACCGCGCTGGTGGAGACGGGGAGCCGGATGGACGAGGTGATCTTCGAGGAGTTCAAGGGCACCGGCAACATGGAGCTCGTGCTCGACCGGCACATCGCCGACCGGCGCATCTTCCCGGCCATCGACCTGAACCGCTCGGGGACGCGCCGCGAGGACCTGCTGCTGACGGAGATGGAGCTCACGCGCGTGTACCTGCTGCGCAACTTCCTGAGCGACATGCCGCCGGCCGAGGCCATCGACTTCCTGCTGAACCGCATGCGGAAGACGAAGAACAACAAGGAGTTCCTGGATTCGATGGCGAAGGGCGGCTGA
- a CDS encoding queuosine precursor transporter, translating into MPPPDADRARADAHAPRRYRYYDLLMAAFVTVLLCSNLIGVGKPAHVGPLTFGAGVLFFPISYLFGDILTEVYGYARARRVVWAGFGALIFASFMSWVVLALPPAAGWTGQATLEAVFGQTPRIVAASLVAFWAGEFANSFTLARMKVLTEGRFLWMRTIGSTVVGEMVDSLIFYPAAFLGVWDTETVLKVLFANYLLKVGWEAVATPLTYRIVAFLKRREHEDWYDRDTDFTPFKLSVD; encoded by the coding sequence ATGCCGCCACCGGACGCCGACCGCGCCCGCGCCGACGCCCACGCGCCGCGCAGGTACCGCTACTACGACCTGCTCATGGCGGCGTTCGTCACCGTGCTCCTCTGCTCCAACCTGATCGGCGTGGGGAAGCCGGCGCACGTGGGGCCGCTCACCTTCGGCGCGGGCGTGCTCTTCTTCCCCATCAGCTACCTCTTCGGCGACATCCTGACCGAGGTCTACGGCTACGCGCGGGCGCGGCGCGTGGTGTGGGCCGGCTTCGGCGCGCTGATCTTCGCCTCGTTCATGAGCTGGGTGGTCCTCGCCCTTCCCCCGGCGGCGGGATGGACCGGGCAGGCCACGTTGGAGGCGGTGTTCGGACAGACGCCGCGCATCGTGGCCGCCTCGCTGGTCGCCTTCTGGGCCGGCGAGTTCGCCAACTCCTTCACCCTGGCGCGGATGAAGGTGCTGACCGAGGGCCGCTTCCTGTGGATGCGCACCATCGGCTCCACGGTGGTGGGGGAGATGGTGGACTCGCTCATCTTCTATCCCGCGGCCTTTCTGGGCGTGTGGGACACGGAGACGGTGTTGAAGGTGCTTTTCGCCAACTACCTGCTGAAGGTGGGATGGGAAGCGGTCGCCACGCCGCTCACCTACCGCATCGTGGCCTTCCTCAAGCGCCGCGAGCACGAGGACTGGTACGACCGCGATACGGACTTCACCCCGTTCAAGCTCTCAGTCGACTGA
- a CDS encoding gamma-glutamyl-gamma-aminobutyrate hydrolase family protein — MQQRPVIGIPTQTLQSIDRIPEDLPESWVMNQRYFHACTSVGAIPWMVPLLDDDPETLRAIYDRLDGIFLPGGVDMDPSSYGCDRHDLCGRTDPPRDAVELAFARWALEDGKPVFGVCRGMQVLNVAAGGTLVQDCGELYPGSIKHDYFPGAGWARDHLAHDVRIAEGSRLHEAFGVVESPVNSMHHQGICEVGDGLVATAWAEDGLVEALESTREDHFVVGVQWHPEMLVDKHDGTRRLFEAFIEAANQFHNAAMLA; from the coding sequence ATGCAGCAGCGCCCCGTCATCGGGATCCCCACCCAGACCCTCCAGTCCATCGACCGCATCCCCGAGGACCTTCCCGAGTCCTGGGTGATGAACCAGCGGTATTTCCACGCGTGCACCTCGGTGGGCGCGATCCCGTGGATGGTGCCGCTGCTGGACGACGATCCCGAGACGCTGCGGGCCATCTACGACCGGCTGGACGGGATCTTCCTTCCCGGCGGCGTGGACATGGACCCGTCGAGCTACGGCTGCGACCGCCACGACCTGTGCGGCCGCACCGACCCGCCGCGCGACGCGGTGGAGCTGGCGTTCGCGCGCTGGGCGCTGGAGGACGGCAAGCCCGTGTTCGGCGTGTGCCGGGGGATGCAGGTGCTGAACGTGGCGGCCGGCGGCACGCTGGTGCAGGACTGCGGCGAGCTCTATCCCGGCTCCATCAAGCACGATTACTTCCCTGGCGCGGGATGGGCGCGCGACCACCTGGCGCACGACGTCCGCATCGCCGAGGGGTCGCGGCTGCACGAGGCGTTCGGGGTGGTCGAATCTCCCGTCAACTCCATGCACCACCAAGGGATCTGCGAGGTGGGAGACGGGCTGGTGGCCACCGCGTGGGCCGAGGATGGCCTGGTGGAGGCGCTGGAGTCGACCCGCGAGGACCACTTCGTCGTCGGCGTGCAGTGGCACCCGGAGATGCTGGTGGACAAGCACGACGGCACCCGCCGCCTGTTCGAGGCCTTCATCGAGGCCGCCAACCAGTTCCACAACGCGGCAATGCTGGCCTGA
- a CDS encoding alpha/beta hydrolase-fold protein, translated as MTEDAVPRQEGGWKDYHMIAEEGHTVVGTVKVLEGVESPQLGNTRDLLVYLPPSYARGDRRYPVIYMHDGQNLFDRATSFGEEWEVDQTLEDASAEGLETIVVGIPNTPARLDEYSPFRDPGHNQGGRGDAYLDFVVSTVKPIVDRDFRTRPERECTGIAGSSMGGLISLYAFFRHPDTFGFAGVMSPAFWFGGRKIFDYVRKRPFTPGRIYLDIGTNEGREALGDARRMKALLEEKGYRTGHDLLFFVEMGGRHNERAWARRLHHSLRFLLGVPPRPSRPRLEHSKL; from the coding sequence ATGACGGAGGACGCGGTTCCGCGGCAGGAAGGCGGCTGGAAGGACTACCACATGATCGCCGAGGAGGGGCACACCGTCGTCGGCACCGTCAAGGTGCTGGAGGGGGTGGAAAGCCCGCAGCTCGGCAACACGCGCGACCTGCTGGTCTACCTCCCCCCGTCGTACGCGCGCGGCGACCGGCGCTACCCCGTGATCTACATGCACGACGGGCAGAACCTGTTCGACCGCGCCACCAGTTTCGGCGAGGAGTGGGAGGTGGACCAGACCCTCGAGGACGCCAGCGCCGAGGGGCTGGAGACCATCGTCGTCGGCATCCCCAACACCCCGGCGCGGCTCGACGAGTACAGCCCGTTCCGCGACCCCGGCCACAACCAGGGCGGCCGCGGCGACGCCTACCTCGACTTCGTGGTGAGCACGGTCAAGCCCATCGTCGACCGCGACTTCCGCACCCGCCCCGAGCGCGAGTGCACGGGGATCGCCGGCTCGTCGATGGGCGGGCTGATCAGCCTTTACGCCTTCTTCCGCCACCCCGACACCTTCGGCTTCGCGGGGGTGATGAGCCCCGCGTTCTGGTTCGGCGGCCGGAAGATCTTCGACTACGTGCGCAAACGGCCGTTCACGCCGGGCCGCATCTACCTCGACATCGGCACCAACGAGGGGCGCGAGGCGCTGGGCGACGCGCGCCGGATGAAGGCGCTGCTGGAGGAGAAGGGATACCGCACGGGCCACGACCTGCTCTTCTTCGTGGAGATGGGCGGGCGCCACAACGAGCGCGCCTGGGCGCGGCGCCTCCACCACTCGCTCCGCTTCCTCCTCGGCGTCCCCCCGCGCCCGTCCCGCCCACGGCTGGAGCATTCCAAGCTCTGA
- a CDS encoding HAD family hydrolase, with amino-acid sequence MDGTAPRIRAILFDLDGTLIDTYRLYLESYRRALEPFLGHAPTEREMIERGPSSERRFLLGWLGDERGEACHAEFRRHYAELHGAYVDGVYRGVPEMLAALRAAGYPLGIVTGKARHAWEVTDREMGLGAFDVVVTDDDVDAGKPDPQGLLSAARAMAVEPGETVYVGDSTVDLAAGRAAGMRTAAVLWPKTGEGEAERFVNRITPLAPDWVFSQPADVTRAFARWC; translated from the coding sequence ATGGACGGCACGGCGCCTCGGATCCGCGCGATCCTGTTCGACCTGGACGGGACGCTGATCGACACCTACCGGCTGTACCTGGAGAGCTACCGGCGCGCGCTGGAGCCCTTCCTGGGCCACGCGCCCACCGAGCGGGAGATGATCGAGCGCGGGCCCTCGTCGGAGCGCCGCTTCCTCCTCGGCTGGCTGGGCGACGAGCGGGGCGAGGCCTGCCACGCCGAGTTCCGCCGCCACTACGCCGAGCTGCACGGCGCGTACGTCGACGGCGTCTACCGCGGCGTGCCCGAGATGCTGGCCGCCCTGCGCGCCGCCGGCTATCCGCTCGGCATCGTCACCGGCAAGGCGCGCCACGCGTGGGAGGTCACCGACCGGGAGATGGGCCTCGGCGCCTTCGACGTGGTGGTGACGGACGACGACGTCGACGCGGGGAAGCCCGACCCGCAGGGCCTCCTCTCCGCCGCGCGGGCGATGGCGGTCGAGCCCGGCGAGACCGTCTACGTCGGCGATTCCACCGTCGACCTGGCCGCCGGCCGCGCGGCGGGGATGCGCACCGCCGCCGTGCTCTGGCCCAAGACGGGTGAGGGCGAGGCGGAACGGTTCGTGAACAGGATCACGCCCCTCGCGCCGGATTGGGTGTTCAGCCAGCCGGCCGACGTCACGCGGGCGTTCGCACGCTGGTGCTGA
- a CDS encoding PEGA domain-containing protein: protein MRKSVAVLASLMMAGCATIMQGSKQQVGISSTPSGATIFVDSQQVGTTPATVPLARKRSHTVRLELAGYQPYEIALSRKTSGWVWGNLVFGGLPGLAVDAITGGLYKLTPEDVQGTLATRTAMNDVMTVRVVLSADPSWEKIGQLARR, encoded by the coding sequence ATGCGGAAGTCCGTCGCCGTGCTCGCGTCGCTGATGATGGCGGGTTGCGCCACGATCATGCAGGGGAGCAAGCAGCAGGTCGGCATCAGCAGCACGCCGAGCGGCGCCACCATCTTCGTCGACAGCCAGCAGGTGGGCACCACGCCGGCCACCGTGCCGCTGGCCCGCAAGCGCAGCCACACCGTGCGCCTGGAGCTGGCCGGCTACCAGCCGTACGAGATCGCGCTCAGCCGCAAGACCAGCGGCTGGGTGTGGGGGAACCTGGTGTTCGGCGGCCTTCCCGGGCTGGCGGTGGACGCCATCACCGGCGGGCTGTACAAGCTGACGCCCGAGGACGTGCAGGGCACGCTGGCCACCCGCACGGCCATGAACGACGTGATGACGGTGCGCGTGGTGCTCTCGGCCGACCCGTCGTGGGAGAAGATCGGCCAGCTCGCCCGCCGCTGA